The proteins below come from a single Bactrocera dorsalis isolate Fly_Bdor chromosome 5, ASM2337382v1, whole genome shotgun sequence genomic window:
- the LOC125778649 gene encoding glutaminyl-peptide cyclotransferase-like — MLRSALVSGLTIQLLVLAVFALDVTQFPDDNQHFNRTLAGIMRPRVVGTNGHKEVENFIKRELNTLGFSTEVDQFSERVPILGNVTFTNIIGVLNPNARDFLALACHYDSKYFQDDPGFVAAIDSAVPCATMLNTAKTLSSYLLGDFKDRSDIGLMLIFFDGEEAIKDWSDTDSIYGSRHLAAKLSNTRTSGGLGRSIDRIEVLVLLDLIGAANPKFYSFYPNTYGLHHSLSEIELSLSADRKLEGKNLMFMRRPSTGFIDDDHRPFLQQNVPVLHLITTPFPPQWHTPNDNAANLHWPSIRNFNKIFRAFVYEYLKRHKEQVNLRAAFR; from the exons ATGCTGCGATCTGCTTTAGTTTCTGGTCTAACCATTCAGTTATTGGTCTTGGCGGTTTTCGCACTGGATGTCACACAA TTTCCAGATGACAATCAGCATTTCAACCGGACATTGGCGGGTATTATGCGACCCAGAGTGGTGGGTACGAATGGCCACAAAGAAGTTGAGAATTTCATAAAAAG GGAACTAAACACACTCGGCTTTAGCACGGAAGTTGACCAATTCTCCGAAAGGGTCCCCATTCTCGGAAATGTTACTTTCACGAACATTATTGGCGTCTTAAATCCCAACGCCCGCGATTTTTTGGCACTGGCTTGCCATTATgatagcaaatattttcaagatgATCCCGGTTTCGTGGCAGCTATAGATTCTGCAGTGCCTTGTGCCACTATGCTGAATACCGCTAAGACATTATCATCGTATCTTTTGGGCGATTTTAAAGATCGTAGTGATATTGGTTTAATG ttaatatttttcgaTGGTGAGGAAGCTATAAAGGATTGGTCGGATACCGATTCGATATATGGATCGCGTCACTTGGCAGCCAAACTGTCGAATACACGTACCTCAGGAGGTCTAGGGCGCAGCATTGATCGAATT GAAGTCTTGGTGCTGCTCGACTTGATTGGCGCTGCCAATCCAAAATTCTACAGTTTTTATCCCAATACTTATGGCTTGCATCATAGCTTGTCGGAAATTGAACTGTCTTTGTCAGCAGACAGGAAACTTGAAGGAAAGAATCTGATGTTTATGAGACGTCCATCAACCGGGTTTATCGATGACGATCACAGGCCATTTTTACAACAAA ATGTGCCGGTTTTACATCTCATAACAACACCATTTCCACCACAGTGGCACACACCGAACGATAATGCGGCAAATTTGCATTGGCCATCGATtcgtaattttaataaaattttccgtGCTTTTGTCTATGAATATTTAAAACGTCATAAAGAACAAGTGAACTTGCGAGCCGCGTTCcgttaa